In Trueperaceae bacterium, a single genomic region encodes these proteins:
- a CDS encoding aldo/keto reductase yields MDYRTVGRTGVRVSNLCFGTMSFGDTADEAESTRMFGRCLDSGINFFDCANVYAGGRSEEILGELMTELRDELVITSKVFGPVGPDVNSRGLSRRHIVQAVEDTLKRLKTDRLDFYFVHQYDYETPMEETIKALDELVRRGLILYPAVSNWAAWQITKALGISQLNHSARFELAQPMYNLTKRQAEVEILPMAASEQMGIIPYSPLGGGLLSGKYGSGSRPETGRLVENSMYMKRYGRNDYYDIAERFTAYASERSIHPTTLAVAWVGSHPAVTAPIIGARNVEQLEPSLAASNFKMTAEMRNEITALTPEIAPAHDRREEQLPKGK; encoded by the coding sequence ATGGACTACCGCACTGTAGGTCGCACCGGAGTTAGGGTATCTAACCTCTGTTTCGGCACAATGTCTTTTGGGGATACTGCAGATGAGGCTGAATCAACTCGTATGTTTGGCCGCTGCTTAGACAGTGGAATCAACTTCTTTGATTGCGCTAACGTCTACGCAGGAGGACGTTCAGAGGAAATCCTTGGCGAACTCATGACTGAACTGCGTGATGAGCTCGTTATTACCAGCAAAGTTTTCGGACCTGTCGGACCTGATGTCAATTCCCGGGGCTTATCCCGACGTCATATTGTACAAGCTGTTGAGGATACTTTAAAGCGGTTGAAGACCGATCGACTGGACTTTTATTTTGTCCATCAGTACGATTATGAAACTCCAATGGAGGAAACCATAAAGGCGCTGGACGAACTTGTGAGACGGGGTCTCATCCTCTACCCTGCAGTGAGTAATTGGGCTGCTTGGCAAATTACGAAAGCCCTAGGAATATCCCAGTTAAATCACTCGGCTCGTTTCGAACTCGCTCAACCTATGTACAACCTAACTAAGCGTCAGGCAGAGGTCGAAATCCTCCCGATGGCAGCGTCCGAACAAATGGGCATAATTCCATACAGTCCTCTTGGTGGTGGATTACTTTCTGGTAAATACGGTTCGGGATCTCGGCCAGAAACAGGTCGTCTGGTGGAAAACTCCATGTACATGAAACGCTACGGCAGGAACGACTATTACGATATTGCTGAACGTTTCACAGCCTATGCGAGTGAGAGGTCCATTCACCCAACCACTCTTGCGGTGGCTTGGGTAGGGTCTCACCCAGCTGTAACTGCGCCAATCATAGGAGCTCGGAACGTCGAGCAACTGGAACCTTCACTGGCTGCTTCTAACTTCAAAATGACGGCCGAAATGCGTAACGAAATTACTGCTCTCACTCCGGAGATCGCCCCTGCGCATGATAGACGAGAAGAGCAGTTACCAAAAGGAAAATAG
- a CDS encoding aspartate aminotransferase has translation MNRHVPATSGLESRATNVPESIIRKLANAAMHRPELISLWFGESNLETPDFIKDAAIKAIQAGESFYSEGLGRPFLREAIAKYTTDLYGVDIPSDRVAVTVSGLNALNLAFQCVLEEGDLVVTPTPTWPNILSVPALQGARVETQSLSFGSTGWGIDLEQFLETTAGAKCVLINSPANPTGWMMNSAEQRYLLETMRERGTWLIADEVYARLCFSDRAAPSFLEVAEPEDRLIVINSFSKSWAMTGWRLGWLTLPSSLTPVLEKIIEFSVSCAPPFTQRAGVAALEHGEQFVQQQVYDLKRSLNLTEALLTQSDRIEFHKPAATFYAYFRVDGVVDGIAFAKKLIDKVDVGIAPGVAFERNAEDWFRLCFAKSDTQLTEALSRILLLIT, from the coding sequence ATGAACAGGCACGTCCCAGCAACTTCAGGGCTCGAGAGCCGGGCAACAAATGTACCGGAATCAATAATACGTAAGCTAGCAAACGCTGCCATGCACCGCCCCGAACTTATCTCACTTTGGTTCGGTGAATCGAATCTAGAGACGCCTGACTTCATTAAGGACGCTGCTATCAAAGCCATTCAAGCGGGTGAAAGCTTTTACTCGGAAGGTCTGGGTCGACCATTCTTACGAGAAGCTATCGCAAAATACACTACTGATCTCTACGGGGTGGACATCCCGAGTGACCGCGTGGCGGTCACTGTATCGGGCCTTAATGCCTTAAACCTTGCTTTCCAATGTGTTCTAGAGGAAGGAGATCTAGTTGTAACTCCCACGCCAACATGGCCTAATATCCTGTCAGTGCCGGCCCTCCAGGGTGCAAGGGTAGAAACACAATCTCTCTCCTTTGGTTCCACCGGTTGGGGTATCGACCTCGAGCAATTCCTCGAAACTACCGCCGGCGCTAAGTGCGTCTTGATCAACTCCCCAGCTAACCCTACCGGCTGGATGATGAATAGTGCCGAGCAGAGATACTTACTCGAAACAATGCGAGAGCGCGGTACCTGGCTTATTGCAGATGAGGTGTACGCTCGACTCTGCTTCTCTGACCGTGCTGCTCCATCATTCTTGGAGGTCGCTGAACCCGAAGACAGACTAATCGTCATCAACAGCTTCTCTAAATCCTGGGCAATGACCGGTTGGCGTCTCGGGTGGCTAACCCTGCCATCATCATTAACACCAGTTTTAGAAAAAATTATTGAGTTCTCAGTGTCATGTGCTCCACCTTTCACCCAACGCGCAGGCGTCGCTGCTCTCGAACACGGTGAGCAATTCGTACAACAGCAGGTATATGACCTTAAAAGATCACTCAACTTGACAGAGGCGCTTCTTACTCAATCTGATCGCATAGAGTTCCATAAACCCGCAGCGACTTTTTACGCCTACTTTCGTGTCGACGGTGTAGTTGATGGCATTGCTTTTGCTAAAAAGTTAATTGACAAAGTGGATGTCGGTATTGCTCCTGGTGTTGCCTTTGAACGTAACGCTGAGGACTGGTTCCGCCTGTGCTTTGCTAAATCTGATACCCAACTCACTGAAGCGCTGAGTAGAATATTGCTGTTAATAACATGA
- a CDS encoding deoxyribonuclease IV (Assists in DNA repair by cleaving phosphodiester bonds at apurinic or apyrimidinic sties to produce new 5' ends that are base-free deoxyribose 5-phosphate residues), whose translation MTTLLGAHVSIAGGLHKSFNRGIKIGCEALQIFVKNASRWNAKPLTNDAVTLFQEAHGKHPMPLVAHSAYLINLCAVNAETHSKSRLALADELERCTLLGVPGLVLHPGAHMEEGEEKGIEAIARSLDAVFATNPNLSTKVLLENTAGQGTVLGYRFEQIGRILELVDESERLGVCFDSCHAFAAGYDLRNEQGYESVWEDFDEQIGLNRLEAVHLNDSKFPLGLRKDRHATIGGGEIGLEFFRQLIADERFTGIPMLLETPLDDDGEGHRRDLETLRSLHN comes from the coding sequence ATAACCACCTTACTAGGAGCCCATGTATCCATTGCGGGAGGCCTACACAAGTCTTTTAATCGCGGCATCAAGATTGGTTGCGAAGCACTCCAGATCTTCGTAAAGAACGCTAGTCGATGGAACGCCAAGCCGCTTACGAATGATGCTGTCACGCTTTTCCAAGAAGCTCATGGGAAACACCCGATGCCTTTGGTCGCTCATAGCGCCTATCTCATCAACCTCTGCGCTGTCAATGCGGAGACTCATAGTAAATCTCGCCTTGCACTTGCTGACGAACTTGAACGTTGCACGTTATTAGGAGTTCCAGGGTTGGTACTACACCCCGGGGCACATATGGAAGAGGGAGAGGAAAAGGGAATCGAAGCAATCGCTCGATCACTAGATGCTGTTTTCGCTACTAACCCAAACCTCAGTACGAAGGTACTGCTCGAAAACACTGCTGGACAAGGGACAGTTCTTGGTTACCGTTTCGAACAAATTGGACGCATCTTAGAGTTAGTCGACGAGTCAGAACGACTTGGCGTGTGCTTTGACTCCTGCCACGCATTCGCAGCAGGTTATGACCTTCGCAACGAGCAAGGATACGAGTCGGTGTGGGAAGACTTCGACGAACAGATAGGACTCAATCGTCTCGAAGCTGTACATCTCAATGATTCTAAATTTCCTCTCGGATTACGTAAAGACCGTCATGCAACTATTGGAGGTGGCGAAATAGGGTTAGAGTTTTTTAGACAGCTCATAGCTGATGAACGATTCACGGGGATCCCTATGCTGCTAGAAACACCACTTGATGACGATGGTGAAGGGCACCGACGGGACCTCGAAACCCTAAGATCCCTACACAATTAA
- a CDS encoding creatinine amidohydrolase, protein MISSSSDQLKLKGVPHLTEGDEEFRDKFLSWDLGNLTITDVQAYLEQKDIILVPVASLEQHGSHLPIYTDTITAVEISRRVAEHIAVMHTPPIWMGYSPQHMHEPGLGRGTITVRSSTLLAVMHDVARSLIHHGFNRIIFINGHGSNIKVVDPVLRKLRYETGALIGFVKPYMERYTGILAGLMENPPEETPGWHASELETAQDLAWNEDIVRMDRAAFTKAHIPDFLPQTFAKKDGMPDVEFEGYTYFNFPMDHHEFIESGVIGNPLRATKEKGQESFRRLGEHVARGVLELMQVPVKVHTREFVDRVL, encoded by the coding sequence ATGATTTCAAGTAGTAGCGATCAACTAAAACTAAAGGGTGTGCCACACTTGACTGAAGGTGATGAAGAGTTCCGAGACAAATTCCTTTCTTGGGACCTTGGGAATCTCACCATCACTGACGTCCAGGCGTACCTAGAGCAGAAAGATATTATATTGGTGCCCGTAGCTAGCCTCGAACAGCACGGTTCTCATCTCCCAATTTATACTGACACCATCACGGCGGTGGAGATTTCTCGTCGCGTCGCCGAACATATTGCAGTAATGCATACACCACCAATATGGATGGGATACTCGCCCCAGCACATGCATGAACCTGGACTAGGTAGAGGCACCATCACTGTCCGCAGCAGCACTCTTCTCGCGGTCATGCATGACGTAGCCCGTAGCCTCATCCATCATGGTTTTAATCGCATAATTTTTATTAATGGTCACGGTTCAAACATCAAAGTTGTTGATCCAGTACTCCGAAAGCTGCGTTACGAAACTGGTGCGTTAATAGGCTTTGTTAAACCCTACATGGAGCGATACACAGGCATCCTAGCAGGCCTAATGGAGAATCCGCCTGAAGAAACACCTGGCTGGCACGCTAGTGAACTTGAGACCGCCCAAGACCTAGCCTGGAATGAAGATATTGTGCGCATGGATCGAGCAGCTTTTACGAAGGCCCACATCCCTGACTTCCTGCCCCAAACCTTTGCCAAAAAGGATGGAATGCCCGACGTAGAATTCGAAGGTTACACCTATTTCAACTTCCCTATGGACCATCACGAGTTCATTGAGAGTGGCGTCATCGGTAATCCCCTCAGAGCAACTAAAGAAAAAGGTCAAGAATCTTTTCGTCGACTTGGCGAACATGTAGCTCGGGGTGTATTAGAGCTCATGCAAGTTCCGGTAAAAGTCCACACCAGAGAGTTTGTAGACCGAGTCTTATAA